One Terriglobia bacterium genomic region harbors:
- a CDS encoding peptidylprolyl isomerase, with protein MWKHRVTVAIFSGLLLPSLAVAQAPTTANANALDSPQVQELKTPDNYLVVIQTNLGTMSLRLYPKAAPKMVAQFKKLVQQGFYNGLKFHRVIPNFMIQGGDFNSKFADKSKWGFGRPNEQMVPGEFHAELHHAPGIVAAARKSDPNSASTQFYICVGTPSRLDGQYTIFGELTDANSLAVAKAISEVKRDAADRPEVDVVMQRVYLKPATAPSSSGPATPKASVPPTPAKHEP; from the coding sequence ATGTGGAAACACCGGGTAACTGTGGCGATCTTCTCGGGATTGTTGCTGCCGTCCTTGGCGGTGGCCCAGGCCCCAACTACTGCGAACGCGAATGCTCTCGACAGCCCCCAGGTTCAGGAACTCAAGACCCCCGACAACTACCTCGTGGTCATCCAGACGAATCTGGGCACGATGTCGCTGAGGCTCTATCCGAAGGCTGCGCCAAAGATGGTAGCCCAGTTCAAAAAGCTGGTCCAGCAGGGGTTCTACAACGGGTTAAAATTCCACCGGGTCATTCCCAATTTCATGATCCAGGGCGGGGATTTCAACAGCAAATTCGCCGATAAGTCAAAATGGGGATTCGGTCGGCCCAACGAGCAAATGGTGCCCGGCGAATTTCATGCTGAACTTCATCACGCCCCCGGGATCGTCGCCGCCGCGCGAAAGAGCGATCCCAACAGTGCCTCCACACAATTCTATATCTGCGTGGGCACCCCCAGTCGGCTGGACGGTCAGTACACCATCTTTGGCGAGCTCACGGACGCAAATTCGCTGGCAGTCGCCAAAGCTATTTCGGAAGTCAAGCGGGATGCCGCCGATCGACCGGAAGTCGATGTGGTGATGCAAAGGGTTTACCTTAAACCGGCCACTGCCCCATCTTCAAGCGGACCGGCGACCCCGAAGGCGAGTGTTCCGCCGACGCCTGCCAAGCATGAGCCATAG
- the prfB gene encoding peptide chain release factor 2 (programmed frameshift), which translates to MIEELSHDFEKLQTRIHDIRGFLDAPAKIREIESLEKIVSQPDFWNDQKNSQKLLQRRKWLEDQVAVDARLKQADDDIAAYFELAREGEPVEAEITAELSKLENMLSSVETEMLLGGENDRLNAIVTIHPGAGGTESQDWAQMLLRMYLRWAERHGFRTEMLDLQDGEEAGIKSATFTVAGVNAYGLLASEIGVHRLVRISPFDANKRRHTSFASVFVSPEIDETIEIKIEEKDLRIDTFRSTGAGGQHVNTTDSAVRVTHFPTGIVVTCQNERSQHKNRDVAFKVLRSKLYELELEKRREESQKMEDAKLDIGFGSQIRSYVLHPYRMVKDHRTKLEVGDADRVLEGDLDKLMKAYLLAKRDRSVRTAP; encoded by the exons ATGATTGAAGAGCTTTCCCACGATTTCGAAAAACTGCAAACGCGAATCCACGATATCCGGGGTTTTCTT GACGCGCCCGCCAAGATACGAGAAATTGAGTCCCTTGAAAAGATAGTCAGTCAGCCTGATTTCTGGAACGACCAGAAGAATTCCCAAAAACTTCTGCAACGCCGCAAATGGCTTGAGGATCAGGTGGCCGTGGACGCTCGCCTGAAACAGGCCGACGACGACATCGCCGCTTACTTTGAGCTGGCCCGGGAAGGCGAACCGGTCGAGGCGGAGATCACGGCAGAGCTGTCCAAACTCGAAAACATGCTTTCGTCGGTGGAGACGGAGATGTTGTTGGGCGGCGAGAACGACCGGCTCAACGCGATTGTCACCATCCACCCCGGCGCCGGCGGGACGGAGTCGCAGGATTGGGCCCAGATGCTGCTGCGTATGTACCTGCGATGGGCCGAGCGCCACGGATTCCGAACCGAGATGCTCGACCTGCAAGACGGTGAGGAAGCGGGCATCAAGAGCGCGACGTTTACTGTCGCCGGCGTCAATGCTTACGGGCTGCTCGCGTCTGAGATCGGGGTCCACCGCCTCGTCCGGATCTCGCCGTTCGACGCCAATAAACGACGGCACACCTCGTTTGCTTCGGTGTTTGTTTCTCCCGAGATTGACGAGACCATCGAAATCAAGATTGAGGAGAAAGACCTGCGCATCGACACTTTCCGGTCGACCGGCGCCGGCGGGCAGCATGTCAATACCACCGACTCCGCGGTCCGCGTCACCCACTTTCCGACCGGCATTGTCGTGACCTGCCAGAATGAACGTTCCCAGCATAAGAACCGCGATGTTGCTTTCAAGGTTCTGCGGTCCAAGTTGTACGAATTGGAACTGGAGAAACGGCGGGAAGAGAGCCAGAAGATGGAAGATGCCAAGCTCGATATCGGGTTTGGTTCGCAAATCCGGAGCTACGTCTTGCATCCTTATCGAATGGTCAAGGACCACCGGACCAAGCTGGAAGTGGGCGATGCCGATCGGGTCCTCGAAGGAGATCTTGATAAATTGATGAAAGCTTATCTTCTGGCGAAACGGGACCGCTCAGTCAGGACAGCCCCGTAG
- the ftsY gene encoding signal recognition particle-docking protein FtsY, whose translation MILPFTKDKSAEEKKSGFFSKLRAAVTKTRDVLNTPIDSIFTFKKEIDKSTLEELEMALIGADIGPATTAHIVEKIRDQASRQQLKEVSQVKALIRNELLVILQGENARPVVMQQKPHVILVVGVNGVGKTTTIGKLANKFKTEGRSVKVCAADTFRAAAIEQLEIWGQRAGVEIIRQKHGTDPSAVVFDALQSARAAQSDVLIVDTAGRLHTKHNLMSELEKMKRVASREVPGAPHEVLLIIDAVTGQNGVQQAREFTKAAAVTGIVLTKLDGTAKGGVVVAIAKELNIPIQYVGVGEKIDDLIPFNAEEFVDSLFE comes from the coding sequence ATGATTCTACCCTTCACAAAAGACAAGTCCGCTGAAGAGAAAAAATCGGGCTTCTTCTCAAAGCTCAGAGCCGCCGTCACCAAGACGCGTGATGTTCTGAACACGCCGATCGACTCCATCTTTACTTTCAAGAAAGAGATCGACAAATCCACGCTGGAAGAGCTCGAGATGGCTTTGATCGGGGCGGACATCGGGCCTGCCACGACGGCGCACATTGTCGAAAAGATCCGCGACCAGGCAAGCCGCCAGCAACTGAAGGAGGTCAGCCAGGTCAAGGCACTTATCCGGAATGAGCTCCTGGTCATCCTTCAGGGGGAAAATGCACGCCCCGTTGTGATGCAACAGAAGCCGCATGTCATTCTCGTCGTGGGCGTCAACGGCGTCGGGAAAACCACCACCATCGGAAAGCTGGCAAACAAATTCAAGACCGAGGGCCGCTCGGTCAAGGTATGTGCCGCGGACACGTTTCGGGCCGCCGCGATCGAACAACTGGAAATCTGGGGACAACGCGCCGGCGTTGAAATCATTCGTCAGAAACACGGCACCGACCCTTCGGCCGTTGTTTTCGATGCCCTCCAGTCCGCCCGCGCGGCGCAATCCGATGTACTGATCGTCGACACGGCCGGTCGCCTCCATACCAAGCACAACCTCATGAGCGAGCTTGAAAAGATGAAACGCGTGGCTTCTCGCGAGGTGCCCGGCGCCCCGCATGAGGTGCTCCTCATCATCGATGCGGTGACCGGGCAGAATGGAGTCCAGCAAGCCCGTGAATTCACCAAGGCGGCGGCGGTCACGGGAATCGTCCTGACGAAGTTGGACGGGACCGCCAAGGGAGGGGTCGTCGTCGCCATCGCCAAGGAACTCAACATCCCCATCCAGTATGTCGGGGTGGGCGAGAAGATCGACGATCTGATCCCCTTCAATGCGGAAGAGTTTGTGGATTCATTGTTTGAGTAA
- the ribD gene encoding bifunctional diaminohydroxyphosphoribosylaminopyrimidine deaminase/5-amino-6-(5-phosphoribosylamino)uracil reductase RibD translates to MRFSPQDAGFMSRALQLARRGIGLVSPGALVAAVVVKRGEVVGEGFYRYDQRKHAEVIAIEKVGAQAHGASLYVNLEPCSHYGRTPPCTDLIIRSGIRTVVCAMRDPNPLVAGGGFQKLRRAGIEVKAGLEEDEAGRLNEAFVRYIASRRPFVTLKAAMTIDGKIAQARQTRGSATWITSEDSRRRVHEIRHAHDAILVGINTILRDDPLLTDRSGRPRRRKLLRVVLDARLRMPDRSNLIQTASGDVLVICSPDAPRRKLKALERGGVQVVPITGQGTGTLRNLAKPLSWRSILKELGSREIQSLLIEGGGETNGSAMRAGIVDKVHFFIAPRVLGGHEHVSVFGGKGFGSLKSAPRLTGITLERIAEDILITGYPSSIDEI, encoded by the coding sequence ATGAGATTTTCGCCCCAAGATGCCGGATTCATGTCCAGGGCGCTTCAACTTGCGCGGCGCGGAATCGGACTGGTTTCGCCGGGGGCCCTGGTCGCTGCGGTCGTAGTGAAGCGCGGCGAGGTGGTGGGAGAAGGATTCTACCGCTACGATCAAAGGAAACACGCCGAGGTCATTGCGATCGAAAAGGTGGGCGCCCAGGCTCACGGGGCTTCGCTCTATGTGAACCTCGAGCCGTGTTCTCACTATGGGCGGACCCCTCCTTGCACCGACCTTATCATCCGCAGTGGCATCCGAACTGTCGTCTGTGCCATGCGTGATCCCAATCCCCTGGTGGCGGGAGGAGGTTTTCAAAAACTTCGGAGGGCTGGCATCGAGGTTAAAGCCGGACTGGAGGAAGACGAGGCCGGCCGTCTCAATGAGGCCTTTGTACGCTACATTGCCTCCCGGAGACCCTTTGTGACGCTGAAGGCGGCGATGACGATCGATGGAAAAATTGCACAGGCAAGGCAGACACGGGGCTCGGCCACCTGGATCACCTCGGAGGACTCGCGGCGACGAGTCCACGAGATCCGACACGCTCACGATGCCATCCTTGTCGGCATTAACACGATTCTGCGGGATGATCCCCTGTTGACCGACCGCTCGGGACGCCCTCGCCGGCGTAAGCTTCTGCGGGTGGTGCTGGATGCGAGGTTGCGAATGCCCGACCGGTCAAATCTGATCCAGACGGCGAGCGGAGACGTCTTGGTTATCTGCTCTCCCGACGCCCCTCGGAGGAAGTTGAAGGCGCTCGAACGGGGTGGCGTCCAGGTTGTTCCCATAACGGGTCAGGGAACCGGCACCCTCCGGAATCTAGCCAAACCCCTGAGTTGGAGGTCAATTCTGAAGGAGCTCGGGAGTCGCGAAATCCAGAGCCTGCTCATCGAAGGGGGAGGAGAAACGAATGGAAGCGCCATGCGGGCCGGCATTGTGGACAAGGTGCATTTCTTTATAGCACCCCGGGTCCTCGGGGGACATGAGCATGTTTCCGTGTTTGGAGGGAAAGGGTTCGGCTCCCTTAAATCTGCTCCCCGTCTGACCGGGATTACGTTGGAACGTATCGCAGAAGACATTCTCATTACGGGATATCCGTCATCGATCGATGAAATTTGA
- a CDS encoding riboflavin synthase, protein MFTGIIEECGRIAGIKPLGTRGKVVEVQARGVLEDLKIGSSIAVNGVCLTVVRFGKRSFITELSTETVRRTTFSKIKAGAPVNLERPMGASDRFGGHIVQGHVDTVGKFVGYTALKDSWMFEFEVPEEFLPLAVFKGSIAIDGISLTIAELTPDGPFRKRGMFRIVIAIIPHTFTVTNFKTLRRGNLVNLEFDVVAKYVQQMLQKIVIPTTSDPAAKPHKMSVGALRRLGF, encoded by the coding sequence ATGTTTACAGGCATCATCGAGGAATGCGGACGCATCGCCGGCATCAAACCCCTCGGGACACGAGGAAAGGTCGTCGAGGTGCAGGCCCGGGGCGTCCTCGAAGATCTGAAGATCGGCTCCTCTATCGCCGTGAATGGCGTGTGTCTGACCGTGGTGAGGTTTGGGAAGCGATCGTTCATTACCGAACTTTCCACGGAGACTGTTCGCCGCACGACTTTTTCTAAAATAAAAGCCGGTGCCCCCGTCAACCTGGAGCGGCCCATGGGCGCAAGCGACCGGTTTGGAGGACATATCGTGCAGGGACACGTCGACACAGTGGGGAAATTCGTCGGCTATACGGCCCTGAAGGACTCCTGGATGTTTGAATTCGAGGTTCCCGAAGAGTTCTTGCCGCTTGCGGTTTTCAAGGGGTCGATCGCCATCGACGGGATCAGCCTGACCATTGCTGAACTCACTCCAGACGGGCCCTTCCGGAAGCGGGGGATGTTTCGCATCGTGATCGCAATTATTCCGCATACCTTTACCGTCACGAATTTCAAGACCCTGAGGCGTGGAAATCTGGTGAATCTCGAATTTGATGTGGTCGCAAAATACGTTCAACAGATGCTCCAAAAGATCGTGATCCCGACGACGAGTGATCCTGCCGCCAAACCGCACAAGATGTCAGTGGGAGCGTTGCGTCGGCTGGGTTTTTGA
- the ribB gene encoding 3,4-dihydroxy-2-butanone-4-phosphate synthase — protein sequence MTPQRNVVPIRDGEAGVYFATIEDAIRDIRDGKLVVVVDDEDRENEGDLTLAAEKIRPEVINFMAKYGRGLICLALTPERLDELQIPMMVTENTSNYGTAFCVSIEAKHKVTTGISAADRARTILAAIDPATRPNDLARPGHIFPLRSRRGGVLVRAGQTEASVDLARIAGLKPAGVICEIMNEDGSMARVPQLVEFCRTHQLKMITVADLIKYRMRTERYVHPVAETTLSTKFGDFRMIAYESMIDGETHIALVKGNISDGEPVMVRVHSHCLTGDVLGSTTCDCQKTIEAALTMIAHVGRGVFVYLHQTGRGFGLQMTDGKYEIAYHGHSEKDRGDGEGVHINQREIGIGSQILSSLNLHRIRILTKHPRKLVALEGYGITIVEHVPFDTN from the coding sequence ATGACTCCGCAGCGCAATGTCGTACCGATAAGGGACGGGGAAGCCGGCGTCTACTTCGCGACCATCGAAGACGCCATCCGGGACATCCGCGACGGCAAACTGGTGGTCGTCGTCGACGATGAGGATCGCGAAAACGAGGGCGATCTCACCCTGGCCGCCGAGAAAATCCGGCCGGAAGTGATCAATTTCATGGCGAAGTATGGCCGGGGGCTGATCTGCCTTGCCTTGACTCCCGAGCGGCTGGACGAGTTGCAGATTCCCATGATGGTCACTGAAAACACCTCGAACTACGGGACCGCATTCTGCGTGTCGATCGAAGCCAAGCATAAAGTGACCACCGGAATCTCCGCCGCCGATCGTGCCCGGACGATCCTCGCGGCCATTGATCCGGCCACTCGCCCCAACGACCTGGCGCGGCCCGGGCATATTTTTCCATTGCGCTCAAGGCGCGGGGGGGTGCTGGTGCGCGCCGGACAGACGGAGGCCTCCGTCGACCTGGCAAGAATCGCGGGGCTGAAACCCGCAGGTGTGATTTGCGAAATTATGAATGAGGACGGCTCCATGGCACGGGTGCCTCAGCTGGTGGAGTTCTGCCGCACACATCAGCTTAAAATGATCACGGTGGCTGACCTGATCAAGTACCGCATGCGCACGGAGCGCTACGTCCATCCCGTCGCCGAGACGACTCTTTCGACGAAATTTGGCGACTTCCGGATGATCGCTTACGAGAGCATGATTGACGGCGAAACGCATATCGCCCTCGTCAAAGGAAATATTAGCGACGGAGAACCCGTCATGGTGCGCGTGCATTCGCATTGTCTCACCGGGGATGTGTTGGGCTCCACGACGTGTGATTGCCAGAAGACGATCGAGGCGGCCTTGACCATGATCGCGCACGTCGGCCGGGGGGTGTTTGTCTATCTTCATCAAACCGGACGCGGGTTTGGGCTGCAGATGACCGATGGAAAGTATGAGATCGCCTACCACGGTCACAGCGAAAAGGACCGCGGCGATGGCGAAGGCGTCCACATCAATCAGCGCGAGATCGGCATCGGCTCCCAAATCCTTTCCAGCCTGAACCTGCATCGCATACGCATCCTCACCAAACATCCGCGCAAACTCGTCGCCCTCGAGGGGTATGGCATCACCATCGTTGAACACGTGCCGTTTGACACCAATTAG
- the tnpA gene encoding IS200/IS605 family transposase has product MPRNVYSEINLHIVWHTKQNANLLTEKIENRVYHFLKHRILQTPGIFFHSLGGTEDHVHLVVTVPPTLLISDWIGDLKGASAYYVNHEVTKRKWLDWQTGYGVVSFGTRDLPWVINYVRNQKEHHDQGTIHERLERIENSNTDLKPVKTGSDHICEPGTSRKRLA; this is encoded by the coding sequence ATGCCGCGCAATGTCTATTCGGAAATTAACCTGCATATCGTCTGGCACACCAAGCAGAACGCAAATTTGCTCACCGAGAAAATCGAAAACCGCGTTTACCACTTCCTGAAGCATCGAATTCTGCAGACCCCTGGCATCTTTTTCCACAGTCTCGGCGGAACCGAGGATCATGTTCATTTGGTTGTCACTGTTCCACCCACCCTGTTGATCAGTGACTGGATCGGAGACTTGAAGGGTGCCAGCGCATATTACGTCAATCATGAGGTCACAAAACGAAAATGGCTTGACTGGCAAACAGGTTATGGCGTGGTTAGCTTTGGAACACGGGATCTTCCCTGGGTAATCAATTATGTCAGGAATCAGAAAGAACATCATGATCAGGGAACGATACACGAGCGATTAGAGCGCATTGAAAATTCGAACACCGATTTGAAGCCCGTTAAAACGGGCTCTGATCATATTTGTGAACCAGGAACCAGCCGTAAACGGCTGGCCTAA
- a CDS encoding carboxypeptidase regulatory-like domain-containing protein, whose product MFCLSSFQVKCLTLPLLILGATLVCSRPALSDDLDSATIKGLISDSSGAVIAGAVVRIRDTGRNQVTNLTTRATGEFLAARLAPGSYEIEVEVEGFQRFEQKNVQLESGQTMVLNIAMHIGRLEQVMVVTEAAPAIDLSKTVVGGTLAAREIEMIPINGRDPLDLVFLFPGVTEETFDTRDAAKPANGQFLSDTPIEAGIFSLSGGRGFSNNLTIDGLDNNDDREARERISYSREVIEEVQVITNQFSAEYGRASGGRVNLRTRSGSNQFHGRGYFFFQDESLNANSFFRNLAGEARAPYQRRQDGFFFTGPIRVDRIFFMIGYERDDTPDTTEINLPLPFETNPRYPLPQPNVQLGSIIYRPSGGTPILGGRFIEEVSTPAQRNFVSARIDAVLSQKHNLFARYEISRGSSLTGFTGGSRFPSTAVARTRDSQAWSITENFVVNPSWINQARYQYSRLLPSNLEGLGAQPVAVVVNGSSGFSAGGSASTFTSNRRGKRTEVRQQFVDNITFVRGRSTFKTGLDIQRVDSRDLDLFESNGIYSFSNIADFLTNQPSRFLQAVGNPEGQVTNTVAGIYLQQELRLRPHFSLNLGFRYDLETALSSDRNNLGPRFSFSWDPFKSGKTVVRGGFGIFYNRVLLRTFGDFAGRSGLRYVDLRTADDVQRAFPGLSVSEAGSFLSNLFPKILPNSAEIFSVASAAEDTRRISGNLRIPYSEQASFGVEREIRRGLVVEASYQFNHGVKLWRDHNINAPIPPPGGLLNYLLNGRFALSMDNTLYSDVRFDLGTSTTVPAPHGGVIQTPLILGLNAPSLISGSSTARFVRLLFEAVRPLRPDPTLLGIDQLESSGSSTYNALTVALTRQSSHGISFRTSYTLSKLFEDTFINTATPQDEFNLRAERSLGNTDQRHRFVFQGTLEIPKLKIVAVPVLTFGSGRPFTIGNGGSDRNLSDRATDRPNLVQLLDRRPTLAPKPGGPPPLDPDVFFALPTIGTSGNLGRNVGLGPAQHRVDVALSRTFQIREHWSVRPQVEIFNVFNNVIFFVNGFADITDSDFLQPRAARRPRTIQLSLRMDF is encoded by the coding sequence GTGTTTTGCTTAAGTTCATTTCAGGTGAAGTGTTTGACTCTCCCCCTGCTCATTCTTGGAGCCACCCTGGTCTGTAGTCGACCTGCCCTGTCTGACGATCTCGATTCCGCCACGATCAAGGGGTTGATTAGCGACAGTTCGGGCGCGGTCATTGCCGGCGCGGTTGTCAGAATCCGTGACACCGGCAGAAATCAGGTGACAAACCTGACGACACGCGCTACGGGCGAGTTCCTGGCGGCGCGGCTGGCGCCTGGCAGCTACGAGATTGAAGTGGAAGTGGAGGGGTTCCAGCGTTTTGAGCAAAAGAACGTCCAACTCGAATCCGGTCAAACTATGGTCCTGAACATTGCAATGCATATCGGAAGGTTGGAGCAAGTGATGGTGGTAACGGAGGCGGCCCCGGCCATCGATTTGTCGAAGACGGTTGTGGGCGGGACCCTGGCGGCACGCGAGATCGAGATGATCCCAATCAACGGACGCGATCCACTCGATCTGGTTTTCCTGTTTCCGGGCGTCACTGAAGAAACCTTTGACACACGGGACGCGGCGAAGCCGGCCAACGGCCAGTTTCTCAGTGACACTCCCATTGAAGCAGGCATTTTCTCGCTGTCAGGAGGAAGGGGATTTTCAAACAACCTGACCATTGACGGCCTGGACAACAACGACGATCGAGAGGCGCGGGAGCGCATCAGCTATTCCCGCGAGGTCATAGAAGAGGTCCAGGTGATCACCAACCAGTTTTCAGCGGAATATGGGCGGGCATCCGGCGGCCGCGTGAACCTGCGGACGCGCTCCGGTTCCAACCAATTCCATGGACGGGGATATTTCTTCTTCCAGGATGAGAGTCTGAACGCCAACAGCTTCTTTCGAAACCTGGCAGGGGAGGCGCGTGCGCCCTACCAACGGCGGCAGGATGGATTTTTCTTTACTGGCCCGATCCGGGTCGACCGCATCTTCTTTATGATCGGCTATGAACGCGATGACACTCCCGACACGACCGAAATAAACTTGCCGCTGCCGTTCGAGACCAACCCCCGATATCCGCTCCCGCAGCCGAATGTCCAACTGGGAAGCATCATTTATCGGCCTTCCGGGGGCACGCCCATCCTGGGGGGGCGATTCATCGAGGAGGTGTCGACCCCGGCGCAGCGTAACTTTGTCTCGGCAAGAATCGATGCGGTGTTAAGCCAGAAGCACAATCTGTTTGCCCGATACGAGATCTCCCGGGGATCGTCGTTGACCGGATTCACAGGCGGCAGCCGGTTCCCATCGACCGCGGTGGCGCGCACCCGAGATTCACAGGCGTGGTCCATCACTGAGAATTTTGTGGTCAACCCGAGTTGGATCAATCAGGCGCGCTACCAGTACTCCCGGCTCCTGCCCTCGAATCTCGAAGGGCTCGGCGCGCAGCCGGTGGCCGTGGTGGTGAATGGCTCCTCTGGCTTCAGCGCCGGCGGTTCGGCCTCGACGTTTACCTCGAACCGCCGCGGGAAGCGTACGGAGGTTCGGCAGCAGTTCGTCGACAATATTACCTTCGTGAGAGGCCGATCCACTTTCAAAACGGGACTCGACATTCAGCGGGTGGATTCGCGCGATCTTGATTTGTTCGAGTCCAACGGGATTTACTCGTTCTCCAACATCGCGGATTTCCTGACCAATCAACCCAGCCGGTTTCTACAGGCGGTCGGCAATCCCGAGGGGCAAGTGACCAACACGGTGGCAGGGATTTATCTGCAGCAGGAGTTGCGGTTGCGTCCCCACTTTTCTCTAAATCTTGGGTTTCGATATGACCTTGAGACCGCCCTTTCGAGTGACAGAAACAACTTGGGTCCGCGATTCTCGTTTTCGTGGGATCCATTCAAGTCGGGCAAGACGGTGGTGCGCGGCGGCTTTGGAATTTTTTACAACCGCGTCCTGTTGCGAACATTCGGAGACTTTGCAGGAAGGAGCGGCCTTCGATATGTGGATCTTCGCACGGCTGACGATGTGCAAAGGGCCTTTCCTGGCCTTTCAGTCTCTGAGGCCGGCAGCTTCCTCTCGAATCTGTTCCCCAAGATCCTTCCGAATTCGGCGGAGATCTTTTCAGTGGCTTCCGCGGCCGAGGACACCCGGCGGATCTCCGGCAATCTGCGGATTCCTTATTCCGAGCAGGCCTCCTTCGGCGTGGAGCGGGAGATCCGTCGCGGCCTCGTGGTTGAGGCTTCGTACCAGTTCAATCATGGCGTGAAACTCTGGCGCGATCACAATATCAATGCCCCGATCCCACCTCCCGGGGGATTGCTGAATTACTTGTTGAACGGGAGGTTTGCGCTGTCAATGGACAACACGCTTTATTCCGATGTGCGCTTCGATCTGGGAACCAGTACAACCGTTCCTGCGCCCCATGGGGGTGTTATCCAGACCCCGCTCATCCTCGGATTGAACGCTCCATCCCTCATCTCCGGTTCTTCAACCGCCCGTTTTGTTCGATTGTTGTTCGAAGCGGTCCGGCCGCTGCGACCTGATCCCACCCTCCTCGGAATTGATCAACTCGAATCGTCCGGTTCTTCGACATATAACGCCCTGACGGTGGCCCTCACGCGGCAGAGCAGCCATGGAATATCGTTTCGGACCTCGTACACCCTTTCCAAACTTTTCGAAGACACTTTCATCAACACGGCCACGCCGCAGGATGAATTCAACCTCCGGGCGGAGAGGTCGCTGGGGAACACGGATCAACGGCACCGGTTTGTTTTTCAGGGGACCCTTGAAATTCCGAAGTTGAAGATCGTCGCGGTCCCGGTGCTGACCTTTGGGTCGGGACGCCCTTTCACCATAGGCAACGGTGGCAGCGATCGCAATTTGAGCGACCGGGCGACGGACCGTCCCAATCTGGTTCAACTGCTCGACCGGCGTCCGACCCTGGCTCCAAAGCCTGGCGGTCCACCTCCCCTCGATCCCGACGTCTTCTTTGCTCTCCCCACCATCGGCACCAGCGGGAACCTCGGACGAAATGTGGGTCTGGGCCCGGCCCAGCATCGAGTCGATGTAGCGCTTTCACGGACTTTTCAAATCAGGGAGCACTGGAGCGTTCGTCCGCAGGTGGAGATCTTTAATGTATTCAACAACGTCATCTTTTTTGTGAACGGCTTTGCGGACATCACGGACAGCGATTTCCTCCAGCCTCGGGCTGCCAGGAGGCCGAGGACGATTCAGTTGTCGTTGAGGATGGATTTTTGA
- a CDS encoding biotin-dependent carboxyltransferase family protein, with the protein MPALIEVLKPGMLTTIQDLGRTGFQKFGVSVSGAMDFFSHRVANRLVENDQQAATLECTLMGPALRFLSGTMVAITGAALSPRLDGVDAAMWQSFEVRRGNVLSFGECRRGCRAYVAVAGGIDVPVVLGSRSTHTRTHLGGLEGRSLQRGDIISSLERGNNRCSTRFHSLFSERILTSRTLRFILGPNDDHFAAASIEDLQRETYRVSLDSDRMGIRFEGKGLTHCGGAEVVSDAVPFGTIQVPANGQPIVLAADRQTTGGYPKVGVVITADFPVLGQLRPGDEVRFQSISLEESLENLNSIEAAISTGYSMEGQGPEIDSH; encoded by the coding sequence ATGCCTGCACTGATCGAAGTTCTCAAGCCGGGAATGTTGACGACCATCCAGGATCTGGGCCGGACTGGTTTTCAGAAATTCGGTGTCTCGGTTTCCGGCGCGATGGATTTTTTTTCACATCGTGTTGCCAACCGTTTGGTGGAAAACGATCAGCAGGCAGCCACGTTGGAATGCACCCTGATGGGACCTGCACTTCGCTTTCTGAGCGGCACCATGGTGGCGATTACCGGCGCCGCCCTCTCACCCCGGCTTGATGGAGTTGATGCAGCTATGTGGCAGTCTTTTGAAGTGAGGCGCGGGAATGTTCTAAGTTTTGGGGAGTGCCGCCGCGGTTGCCGTGCTTATGTGGCCGTCGCGGGAGGGATTGATGTGCCAGTCGTTCTGGGTAGCAGGTCAACCCACACTCGGACACATCTGGGTGGACTGGAAGGTCGGTCCCTCCAAAGAGGAGACATCATTTCATCGCTTGAAAGGGGAAACAACCGGTGCTCAACCCGGTTCCATTCTCTTTTCTCCGAAAGAATCCTCACCTCCCGGACCCTTCGATTTATTCTCGGACCAAACGACGATCATTTTGCGGCTGCTTCCATCGAAGACCTTCAAAGAGAGACGTACCGCGTTTCCCTCGATTCAGACCGGATGGGAATTCGCTTTGAAGGCAAGGGGCTCACACATTGTGGAGGTGCTGAGGTCGTATCAGATGCTGTACCGTTCGGCACCATCCAGGTTCCCGCCAACGGCCAACCCATTGTTCTTGCCGCTGACCGGCAGACCACGGGTGGGTATCCCAAGGTCGGAGTGGTAATCACTGCTGATTTTCCGGTTCTCGGCCAGTTAAGACCCGGTGACGAAGTCCGGTTCCAGTCCATCAGCCTCGAGGAGTCGCTGGAGAATCTCAACTCCATCGAAGCTGCCATTTCCACAGGGTATTCGATGGAAGGCCAAGGGCCCGAGATCGATTCTCATTAA